Proteins encoded in a region of the Phoenix dactylifera cultivar Barhee BC4 chromosome 3, palm_55x_up_171113_PBpolish2nd_filt_p, whole genome shotgun sequence genome:
- the LOC103704033 gene encoding uncharacterized protein LOC103704033, whose protein sequence is MRRGKRFRDVEFQQSQMGSSSDQSLQSQQPCEHQQHESQSQREPPAHYPREEVVMDDLQIQDRQGTVRMRRGLTRARDVWQPHEGDKIVVRCNELGQPIKRAGSLLSSFLGSVVRKGQLCPLNYTKWNEMLPSYKVELLKFIQDKFVLPPESHDWVLKFLNRKWKAYKAKLKTDFKREGMTEEEVARVCPPDIYPQQWRELVHYWFSERGQAYSNIGRAARASQIEEHEREPGEVEFYSKTYTYRDDSFVRKEVKDIVDRATSLISERVGESSSSDATSRIKAQVFIELMGPECYGQVSGYGVGVTATQLSAVSRYTQDARHVSSTAEICSLKTEIEQIRQSYETEIEKIRQSHKTDIAKLKQSQELKIQSLQDQLNQISSLLQRFAPQVGDTSFTRGDDDAIDP, encoded by the exons ATGCGTCGAGGAAAACGATtcagagatgtggagttccaacagTCTCAGATGGGATCTTCTTCTGATCAGTCCCTGCAGTCCCAGCAGCCCTGTGagcaccagcagcacgagtcccaATCTCAGCGGGAGCCTCCTGCTCATTACCCGAGAGAGGAGGTTGTTATGGACGACTTACAGATCCagg ataGACAAGGGACGGTGAGGATGAGACGGGGACTCACTCGAGCAAGGGATGTCTGGCAGCCTCATGAGGGTGACAAGATCGTCgtccgatgcaacgaattggggcagcccatcaagagggctggaagtcttttatcaagtttcttaGGATCGGTTGTACGcaagggtcagttgtgtccgctcaactatacgaagtggaatgaaatgcttccttcatataaggttgagcttcttaaattTATACAG GATAAGTTTGTACttcctccagagagccatgattgggtgctaaagttcctcaaccgcaaatggaaagcATATAAGGCGAAgttgaagacggacttcaagcgtgagggtatgacagaggaggaggttgctcgtgtttgtcctcctgatATATACCCccagcagtggagggagcttgttcactactggttttctgaaagaggacag gcatattccaatattggtagagctgcacgagcatctcag ATAGAAGAGCATGAaagggagcctggtgaggtagagttcTATAGTAAGACTTACACCTACCGAGATGACAGTTTTGTCCGGAAGGAGGTcaaagatatagtt gACAGGGCTACatctcttatttcagagcgtgtcggagagtcatcatcatccgacgcgaccaGTCGCATCAAAGCTCAGGTTTTCATTGAATTGATGGGTCCAGAATGTTATGGCCAAGTGAGTGGTTATGGTGTTGGAGTTACtgccactcagttgtctgcagtgagccgatatacccaagatgccagacatGTTAGTAGCACTGCAGAGATTTGTAGTCTAAAGACAGAAATAGAGCAGATAAGGCAGAGCTATGAGACAGAGATAGAGAAGATAAGGCAGAGCCATAAGACCGATATTGCAaagttgaagcagagccaagagttaaagatacaatctttgcaggatcagcttAACCAGATTTCATCTTTATTGCAGAGATTTGCccctcag gttggtGATACTTCATTTACTCGTGGCGATGATGATGCCATCGACCCCTGA